Sequence from the Ziziphus jujuba cultivar Dongzao chromosome 9, ASM3175591v1 genome:
ttctctctcagtTTGAATCTGGACCTTCCGATGCCGAATAAACGGCTACAATCATTTAAATgatccaaatttttaaaaaagcgGGCCCCTTCCATCAAGATTAAAAAACTATGAACGCGCCTAACGAAAAGCGCGAGTATGTGTGACTCAGTGGGTCCCTTTTTTCTTGTCTCGATGatgtttttctttcctcttccttaaaaataataatttattattttcaaaaaatggttattatatgataaattgttgaaatttcaattttgggtATTTACGATGCTGACATTCGTGCTTATCCCTTATTGGTCTTATCTATTCCTGCTCAGGGATATTTGGATTTATCTAATTCTGTGCAATGTGGCAAGGAAAAGCACAATTATGAAGTGGGCAAATGGCAAATTGGGTACCATTAGAACCTCTTTTGAACCTTTAAGCAAGCAAGTGGTCGGCACTGAATTTGCGCCGTGGAGACATTAAAGCTTATCTAAACAAGTTCAAATCTTTTattcaccaataaaaaaaaatttgattctttCTTGCCCTTTTATTCGCTTTAGTATAACACTGTCACTGCTTACATATTGCATTGGAATGTTAATGTTtctaaatcataataaaattcgATTAATcaatataaggaaaaaaaaagtgataattATAACAATCTcagcattttctttttcatatatatatatatatatatattttgaaagaaagcatttcaaaattttagttGGGTCTTTTTCAGAGCTGTATGATCCATTAAGTTTTAAAACAGCATtgtttcaaagaaaaaataaaatgtgtatattataagtttaaaataaataaaaaacgtaGATAGAAGTTGGTTAAACTAATGGGAAACTTTAAAATAATGTGtaatgttaataatttttttttttccgattttGAAATGAAGATTTGTCgcttatctattttttaaaaaaataataataataaaacctgtaaaattaaagttttatttttatttttttgagaataATTTAAGTTGGTTTATTGCATAATAATGAATTCATTATTGAACCAAGCACAAATAACATGATGGGAATTGAATAAGAAACAATGATACAATTATAGTGGACAAGTTTAGGTGTTTACAATTTCATTAGCATTAATGCATGCATACGAAGAATGAAAAATTAGTGGATGGTAAatccttattaattttttgtctctgtgtgtgtttttctttggGTCCTCcacaaatttttgtttgtttattttctccTTTTTGACCAGGGAGTGGAGTAAGCTTAAAGTCAAAGCTTACGTGGCGAACAATAAGCACTAAAAGGGATTTGCCGCAAGGTAGCCCATGGGTTGGGTAAAGGATTGGATAATTTATCTAGGTAGTCCAAAACATTACCCAGATTGGCTATGGATTGGCCCATAGTTAATCTAAATGTCGTTTACTGGGTTAGGTTTCATTTGAGGCCCACTGGGAACATATGTTCCATAATAGAAGGACCACTAAGCAAAAATAGGAATAAAAATTGTTAAcgatcccaaaaaaataaaaaaaagaaattgtcagggaaaagatttatatatatacctacAAAAAATACAATGTTAACAAATGAGCAactgtttttggtttttattttagttccttttattttctcttttcgtTTAAATCATGGTATTAACAAAAAATTGAGATACGAGTTTATAGGGATAGTTTTTAAAGACTCACGCTATTCATGTTTCATGAACTGatacatttttattagtttGGCTGTTTTGAGAGGTGTAGAACTAGAAGTATGAGCTTGTTGCTTCTGGAAGCACTGCTAAGCAGACCCTTACACCATCAATTATGTTATAAAATATAGGTACAGCTGCTCAATCCATGTGtctcttcctaaaaaataagagCAAAAACAGAGTCCTCAATGTTTTTTGGTTCCTCCAGAATCATGAACCAATTAAACAACAAGGTCAATAAATTATCAAGAAAGATGTCTCATCCAGAACTAATGGTCAATGTATCCAAAAATGAGCCTTTTTGCCTAAGGATAATTGTTTCGAAGCAATAGacctcatttttttctttttcttttttttgggataatgaAGTTATAGACCATTCATTGCATGGATGAGGCATAGATAACAAGACCTTATTGCCCTCAACCTGCTCAAGTAAAATAGCAAACCAATCTAGACTTTTAAACGGATGTCATTGCAATTATTTTTGCCTGTTTTCTCCGTCAAATTCAAACATGACGCTTTCTGAATTGCAATTTGTGGGGTCCTCGATTGAAATTTCTGGTAGATGGAATCTTAATAAACTCCCAAAAAAAGTCTATAAGAGTCCATAATCCAAAGCAATTACCAAACTACAAACCAATAATCTTCTGTGAAAAAAAGTGCATCTATCTTTTGCAATCAACGACCTCCTAAATATCTCTTCTGCTGATTGGTTTTGGATTTCTGGATCAGTTCTACGATTGCTACAGCTTTGTTCTAGCAAAGATATTTTGTAATAGataaattaccccaaaaaaaaaaaaatatatacaaattatttGGTATctaaaatattcaacaaaattCTTTTTAGTACTTGAAGGCAGTATTTCTCGGAGAGTAATAGCATCAATATAATCTTATGGTGCATATAATTTTGCTCTACTGTACGCTTCTTCATTATTTCGACCAATCGTCAAGTTTTTATAGGCCAATGGGTCTCTTTCACGTTAATATTCTACTACCGTTGTTTTAttcaataataattacaaatcaATTTCCATTTACATAAATCGAATAAATTTTGTAGATCCCACAGATTTAAGGACTTGAAACAACTACAAATCCGCGGCAACTACCCAGTATTCGCTGCTATAAATTTTGGATTCGTTTCGCTTTATTTTATCCAACATCTTAAGGCCAAGAAATTTCcgaggaaaaaaaagtaaaggaaGAAGAGTTCCGTTTTGTTATAGCAATGGAAGGAGCAAAGCCGATAAAGAGAGATAGCAAGATAGTGGTAGCAGTGGATGAGAGCGAAGAAAGCATGTTTGCTCTTTCATGGTGTCTCAAAACTCTCTTCGCCGAAGACACCAACAGTACTCTCATTCTTCTCTATGTCAAGCCACAATCTCCTGTCCACTCCACTTACGATGCTGCAGgttcgaaaaaataaaaaatacacccttttttggctttgaatttttatttaaaaaaaataaaattgaattgatTTGGAGAGACTATGAACTTATGGTTTTGGCAATTCACACAGGGTACATGTTTTCCAGCGATGTAGTTGCAACCATGGAGAAATACGGGAATGAACTGGTTCATTCAGTTATGGAAAGAGCCGAAGCTGTCTACAATAACTTCGATTCTCATGTAacccattcttttttttcttcttgtttctgatatctctaattttttttgcttttaaagtTGGAAATACAGAAcgaatgataaaaataaaaaataaaaaactaaaaaaattgggTCTTTTTGCAGATTAAAATACAGAGAATAGTTGGGAGGGGAGAGGCT
This genomic interval carries:
- the LOC107426150 gene encoding universal stress protein A-like protein, whose translation is MEGAKPIKRDSKIVVAVDESEESMFALSWCLKTLFAEDTNSTLILLYVKPQSPVHSTYDAAGYMFSSDVVATMEKYGNELVHSVMERAEAVYNNFDSHIKIQRIVGRGEAKDVICNTVEKLKADTLVMGSHGYGFFKRALLGSVSDYCAKHVKCPVVIVKHPARN